One genomic region from Harpia harpyja isolate bHarHar1 chromosome 1, bHarHar1 primary haplotype, whole genome shotgun sequence encodes:
- the TBC1D20 gene encoding TBC1 domain family member 20 isoform X4, producing the protein MAISEGGLLTDEIRCKVWPKLLSVNTDDLPPLPAGKELREDNKDYQQVLLDVRRSLRRFPPGMPDDQREGLQEELIDIILHVLKRNPQLHYYQGYHDIVVTFLLVVGDRLATALVEKLSTHHLRDFMDPTMDNTKHILNYLMPIIDQVNPEVHDFMQSAEVGTIFALSWLITWFGHVLSDFRHVVRLYDFFLACHPLMPIYFAAVIVLYREQEVLDCECDMASVHHLLSQIPQDLPYETLISRAGDLFVQFPPSELAREAAQQQAERTAASTFKDFELASVQQRPDTVLRQRFRERLRGEERTKSILTKPRTNRFVKLAVMGLTVALGAAALAVVKSALEWAPKFELQIFP; encoded by the exons ATGGCGATCAGCGAGGGGGGGCTCTTGACAGATGAGATTCGTTGCAAAGTGTGGCCGAAGCTGCTAAGTGTTAATACAGATGACCTGCCCCCTCTTCCAG CAGGAAAGGAGCTGCGAGAGGACAATAAAGATTACCAGCAAGTGTTACTAGACGTGCGGCGATCCCTGCGCCGTTTCCCACCAG GGATGCCTGATGACCAGAGGGAAGGCTTGCAGGAGGAGCTCATTGATATTATCCTCCACGTCCTCAAGCGCAACCCCCAGCTGCACTACTACCAGGGCTACCACGACATCGTGGTCACCTTCCTCCTGGTGGTGGGTGACAGACTGGCCACAGCTCTGGTGGAAAAGCTCTCGACGCATCATCTCAG GGATTTTATGGACCCAACGATGGATAATACCAAGCACATTTTAAATTACCTGATGCCCATCATAGACCAGGTGAACCCTGAGGTGCATGACTTCATGCAGAG TGCGGAGGTGGGAACCATCTTTGCTCTCAGCTGGCTGATCACCTGGTTTGGGCACGTTTTGTCTGACTTCAGGCACGTCGTGCGATTATATGACTTCTTCCTGGCTTGCCATCCACTGATGcccatttattttgctgctgtg ATCGTGCTGTACCGGGAGCAGGAAGTTCTGGACTGCGAGTGCGACATGGCCTCTGTCCACCACCTCCTGTCCCAGATCCCACAGGACCTTCCTTACGAGACTCTCATCAGCAGagctggggaccttttcgtccaaTTCCCACCATCCGAACTTGCCAGGGAGGCAGCTCAGCAGCAGGCTGAACG AACTGCGGCTTCCACTTTTAAGGACTTTGAGTTGGCGTCAGTGCAGCAGAGACCAGACACTGTGTTGAGGCAACGCTTCAGGGAGCGGCTCCGAGGGGAGGAGCGGACAAAATCCATCTTGACAAAGCCAAGGACCAACCGCTTTGTCAAGCTGGCGGTGATGGGGCTGACAGTCGCgctgggagcagctgccctggccgtggtGAAAAGTGCGCTGGAGTGGGCACCCAAGTTTGAACTGCAGATTTTTCCCTGA
- the TBC1D20 gene encoding TBC1 domain family member 20 isoform X1, with the protein MHSPSGGWSVEKQLFLHQDPFNSSHPKSYSDMSLSKGIPFGSQEWLDLSEKPLDKGSVCGLILRSSPAAAQQSLFSGHPSSVGYRMALGHLSPSSPEAVVTNSTMQCEIVSLLSSPGNTPVSYFDSKKKRKVAEIYQALNSDPIDVAALRRMAISEGGLLTDEIRCKVWPKLLSVNTDDLPPLPAGKELREDNKDYQQVLLDVRRSLRRFPPGMPDDQREGLQEELIDIILHVLKRNPQLHYYQGYHDIVVTFLLVVGDRLATALVEKLSTHHLRDFMDPTMDNTKHILNYLMPIIDQVNPEVHDFMQSAEVGTIFALSWLITWFGHVLSDFRHVVRLYDFFLACHPLMPIYFAAVIVLYREQEVLDCECDMASVHHLLSQIPQDLPYETLISRAGDLFVQFPPSELAREAAQQQAERTAASTFKDFELASVQQRPDTVLRQRFRERLRGEERTKSILTKPRTNRFVKLAVMGLTVALGAAALAVVKSALEWAPKFELQIFP; encoded by the exons ATGCACTCCCCGAGTGGAGGGTGGAGTGTTGAGAAACAGCTGTTTCTCCATCAGGATCCTTTTAATTCCTCCCACCCCAAATCCTATTCAGACATGTCCCTTAGCAAAGGAATCCCGTTTGGATCCCAAGAGTGGTTGGATCTGTCGGAAAAGCCTTTAGATAAAGGCAGCGTTTGTGGACTCATCCTGCGCTCCAGCCCTGCGGCTGCTCAGCAAAGCCTCTTTAGTGGACACCCCTCCAGTGTGGGATATCGGATGGCTCTTGGccacctctctccttcctcacctGAGGCAGTGGTGACAAATAGCACAATGCAGTGTGAAATAGTGTCCCTTCTCAGCTCCCCAGGAAACACTCCTGTGTCCT ACTTTGATtcgaagaagaaaagaaaagtggCGGAAATTTATCAGGCTCTGAACAGCGACCCCATCGACGTGGCTGCGCTCAGGCGGATGGCGATCAGCGAGGGGGGGCTCTTGACAGATGAGATTCGTTGCAAAGTGTGGCCGAAGCTGCTAAGTGTTAATACAGATGACCTGCCCCCTCTTCCAG CAGGAAAGGAGCTGCGAGAGGACAATAAAGATTACCAGCAAGTGTTACTAGACGTGCGGCGATCCCTGCGCCGTTTCCCACCAG GGATGCCTGATGACCAGAGGGAAGGCTTGCAGGAGGAGCTCATTGATATTATCCTCCACGTCCTCAAGCGCAACCCCCAGCTGCACTACTACCAGGGCTACCACGACATCGTGGTCACCTTCCTCCTGGTGGTGGGTGACAGACTGGCCACAGCTCTGGTGGAAAAGCTCTCGACGCATCATCTCAG GGATTTTATGGACCCAACGATGGATAATACCAAGCACATTTTAAATTACCTGATGCCCATCATAGACCAGGTGAACCCTGAGGTGCATGACTTCATGCAGAG TGCGGAGGTGGGAACCATCTTTGCTCTCAGCTGGCTGATCACCTGGTTTGGGCACGTTTTGTCTGACTTCAGGCACGTCGTGCGATTATATGACTTCTTCCTGGCTTGCCATCCACTGATGcccatttattttgctgctgtg ATCGTGCTGTACCGGGAGCAGGAAGTTCTGGACTGCGAGTGCGACATGGCCTCTGTCCACCACCTCCTGTCCCAGATCCCACAGGACCTTCCTTACGAGACTCTCATCAGCAGagctggggaccttttcgtccaaTTCCCACCATCCGAACTTGCCAGGGAGGCAGCTCAGCAGCAGGCTGAACG AACTGCGGCTTCCACTTTTAAGGACTTTGAGTTGGCGTCAGTGCAGCAGAGACCAGACACTGTGTTGAGGCAACGCTTCAGGGAGCGGCTCCGAGGGGAGGAGCGGACAAAATCCATCTTGACAAAGCCAAGGACCAACCGCTTTGTCAAGCTGGCGGTGATGGGGCTGACAGTCGCgctgggagcagctgccctggccgtggtGAAAAGTGCGCTGGAGTGGGCACCCAAGTTTGAACTGCAGATTTTTCCCTGA
- the TBC1D20 gene encoding TBC1 domain family member 20 isoform X2 translates to MHSPSGGWSVEKQLFLHQDPFNSSHPKSYSDMSLSKGIPFGSQEWLDLSEKPLDKGSVCGLILRSSPAAAQQSLFSGHPSSVGYRMALGHLSPSSPEAVVTNSTMQCEIVSLLSSPGNTPVSYFDSKKKRKVAEIYQALNSDPIDVAALRRMAISEGGLLTDEIRCKVWPKLLSVNTDDLPPLPGKELREDNKDYQQVLLDVRRSLRRFPPGMPDDQREGLQEELIDIILHVLKRNPQLHYYQGYHDIVVTFLLVVGDRLATALVEKLSTHHLRDFMDPTMDNTKHILNYLMPIIDQVNPEVHDFMQSAEVGTIFALSWLITWFGHVLSDFRHVVRLYDFFLACHPLMPIYFAAVIVLYREQEVLDCECDMASVHHLLSQIPQDLPYETLISRAGDLFVQFPPSELAREAAQQQAERTAASTFKDFELASVQQRPDTVLRQRFRERLRGEERTKSILTKPRTNRFVKLAVMGLTVALGAAALAVVKSALEWAPKFELQIFP, encoded by the exons ATGCACTCCCCGAGTGGAGGGTGGAGTGTTGAGAAACAGCTGTTTCTCCATCAGGATCCTTTTAATTCCTCCCACCCCAAATCCTATTCAGACATGTCCCTTAGCAAAGGAATCCCGTTTGGATCCCAAGAGTGGTTGGATCTGTCGGAAAAGCCTTTAGATAAAGGCAGCGTTTGTGGACTCATCCTGCGCTCCAGCCCTGCGGCTGCTCAGCAAAGCCTCTTTAGTGGACACCCCTCCAGTGTGGGATATCGGATGGCTCTTGGccacctctctccttcctcacctGAGGCAGTGGTGACAAATAGCACAATGCAGTGTGAAATAGTGTCCCTTCTCAGCTCCCCAGGAAACACTCCTGTGTCCT ACTTTGATtcgaagaagaaaagaaaagtggCGGAAATTTATCAGGCTCTGAACAGCGACCCCATCGACGTGGCTGCGCTCAGGCGGATGGCGATCAGCGAGGGGGGGCTCTTGACAGATGAGATTCGTTGCAAAGTGTGGCCGAAGCTGCTAAGTGTTAATACAGATGACCTGCCCCCTCTTCCAG GAAAGGAGCTGCGAGAGGACAATAAAGATTACCAGCAAGTGTTACTAGACGTGCGGCGATCCCTGCGCCGTTTCCCACCAG GGATGCCTGATGACCAGAGGGAAGGCTTGCAGGAGGAGCTCATTGATATTATCCTCCACGTCCTCAAGCGCAACCCCCAGCTGCACTACTACCAGGGCTACCACGACATCGTGGTCACCTTCCTCCTGGTGGTGGGTGACAGACTGGCCACAGCTCTGGTGGAAAAGCTCTCGACGCATCATCTCAG GGATTTTATGGACCCAACGATGGATAATACCAAGCACATTTTAAATTACCTGATGCCCATCATAGACCAGGTGAACCCTGAGGTGCATGACTTCATGCAGAG TGCGGAGGTGGGAACCATCTTTGCTCTCAGCTGGCTGATCACCTGGTTTGGGCACGTTTTGTCTGACTTCAGGCACGTCGTGCGATTATATGACTTCTTCCTGGCTTGCCATCCACTGATGcccatttattttgctgctgtg ATCGTGCTGTACCGGGAGCAGGAAGTTCTGGACTGCGAGTGCGACATGGCCTCTGTCCACCACCTCCTGTCCCAGATCCCACAGGACCTTCCTTACGAGACTCTCATCAGCAGagctggggaccttttcgtccaaTTCCCACCATCCGAACTTGCCAGGGAGGCAGCTCAGCAGCAGGCTGAACG AACTGCGGCTTCCACTTTTAAGGACTTTGAGTTGGCGTCAGTGCAGCAGAGACCAGACACTGTGTTGAGGCAACGCTTCAGGGAGCGGCTCCGAGGGGAGGAGCGGACAAAATCCATCTTGACAAAGCCAAGGACCAACCGCTTTGTCAAGCTGGCGGTGATGGGGCTGACAGTCGCgctgggagcagctgccctggccgtggtGAAAAGTGCGCTGGAGTGGGCACCCAAGTTTGAACTGCAGATTTTTCCCTGA
- the TBC1D20 gene encoding TBC1 domain family member 20 isoform X3, whose translation MARRSPPRNGVGGHDFDSKKKRKVAEIYQALNSDPIDVAALRRMAISEGGLLTDEIRCKVWPKLLSVNTDDLPPLPGKELREDNKDYQQVLLDVRRSLRRFPPGMPDDQREGLQEELIDIILHVLKRNPQLHYYQGYHDIVVTFLLVVGDRLATALVEKLSTHHLRDFMDPTMDNTKHILNYLMPIIDQVNPEVHDFMQSAEVGTIFALSWLITWFGHVLSDFRHVVRLYDFFLACHPLMPIYFAAVIVLYREQEVLDCECDMASVHHLLSQIPQDLPYETLISRAGDLFVQFPPSELAREAAQQQAERTAASTFKDFELASVQQRPDTVLRQRFRERLRGEERTKSILTKPRTNRFVKLAVMGLTVALGAAALAVVKSALEWAPKFELQIFP comes from the exons ATGGCCCGGCGGAGTCCGCCGCGCAACGGTGTCGGCGGCCACG ACTTTGATtcgaagaagaaaagaaaagtggCGGAAATTTATCAGGCTCTGAACAGCGACCCCATCGACGTGGCTGCGCTCAGGCGGATGGCGATCAGCGAGGGGGGGCTCTTGACAGATGAGATTCGTTGCAAAGTGTGGCCGAAGCTGCTAAGTGTTAATACAGATGACCTGCCCCCTCTTCCAG GAAAGGAGCTGCGAGAGGACAATAAAGATTACCAGCAAGTGTTACTAGACGTGCGGCGATCCCTGCGCCGTTTCCCACCAG GGATGCCTGATGACCAGAGGGAAGGCTTGCAGGAGGAGCTCATTGATATTATCCTCCACGTCCTCAAGCGCAACCCCCAGCTGCACTACTACCAGGGCTACCACGACATCGTGGTCACCTTCCTCCTGGTGGTGGGTGACAGACTGGCCACAGCTCTGGTGGAAAAGCTCTCGACGCATCATCTCAG GGATTTTATGGACCCAACGATGGATAATACCAAGCACATTTTAAATTACCTGATGCCCATCATAGACCAGGTGAACCCTGAGGTGCATGACTTCATGCAGAG TGCGGAGGTGGGAACCATCTTTGCTCTCAGCTGGCTGATCACCTGGTTTGGGCACGTTTTGTCTGACTTCAGGCACGTCGTGCGATTATATGACTTCTTCCTGGCTTGCCATCCACTGATGcccatttattttgctgctgtg ATCGTGCTGTACCGGGAGCAGGAAGTTCTGGACTGCGAGTGCGACATGGCCTCTGTCCACCACCTCCTGTCCCAGATCCCACAGGACCTTCCTTACGAGACTCTCATCAGCAGagctggggaccttttcgtccaaTTCCCACCATCCGAACTTGCCAGGGAGGCAGCTCAGCAGCAGGCTGAACG AACTGCGGCTTCCACTTTTAAGGACTTTGAGTTGGCGTCAGTGCAGCAGAGACCAGACACTGTGTTGAGGCAACGCTTCAGGGAGCGGCTCCGAGGGGAGGAGCGGACAAAATCCATCTTGACAAAGCCAAGGACCAACCGCTTTGTCAAGCTGGCGGTGATGGGGCTGACAGTCGCgctgggagcagctgccctggccgtggtGAAAAGTGCGCTGGAGTGGGCACCCAAGTTTGAACTGCAGATTTTTCCCTGA
- the CSNK2A1 gene encoding casein kinase II subunit alpha produces the protein MSGPVPSRARVYTDVNTHRPREYWDYESHVVEWGNQDDYQLVRKLGRGKYSEVFEAINITNNEKVVVKILKPVKKKKIKREIKILENLRGGPNIITLADIVKDPVSRTPALVFEHVNNTDFKQLYQTLTDYDIRFYMYEILKALDYCHSMGIMHRDVKPHNVMIDHEHRKLRLIDWGLAEFYHPGQEYNVRVASRYFKGPELLVDYQMYDYSLDMWSLGCMLASMIFRKEPFFHGHDNYDQLVRIAKVLGTEDLYDYIDKYNIELDPRFNDILGRHSRKRWERFVHSENQHLVSPEALDFLDKLLRYDHQSRLTAREAMEHPYFYPIVKDQARMGSSNMPGGSTPVSSASMMSGISSVPTPSPLGPLAGSPVISATTTLGMPVPAAAGAQQ, from the exons ATGTCGGGACCCGTGCCGAGCAGGGCCAGAGTTTACACGGATGTGAACACACACAGACCCCGGGAGTACTGGGACTATGAGTCGCATGTTGTTGAGTGGGG AAATCAAGATGACTACCAACTAGTTCGAAAATTAGGCCGAGGCAAATACAGTGAAGTGTTTGAAGCCATCAACattacaaataatgaaaaagtagTTGTTAAAATTCTCAAG cctgttaaaaagaagaaaatcaagcgTGAAATCAAGATCTTAGAGAACTTGCGAGGCGGTCCCAATATAATCACTCTTGCAGATATAGTAAAAGATCCTGTG tCTCGGACACCCGCTTTGGTTTTTGAACATGTAAACAACACAGACTTTAAG CAATTATACCAGACATTAACAGATTATGATATTCGATTCTACATGTATGAGATTTTGAAG GCTCTAGATTACTGCCATAGCATGGGAATCATGCACAGAGATGTCAAACCTCACAACGTCATGATTGACCATGAGCACAGAAAG CTTAGACTAATAGACTGGGGTTTGGCTGAATTCTATCACCCCGGCCAAGAGTACAATGTCAGAGTGGCTTCCAGATACTTCAAAGGACCTGAACTCCTTGTAGATTATCAG ATGTATGATTACAGTCTGGATATGTGGAGCTTGGGTTGCATGTTGGCTAGTATGATATTCCGAAAGGAGCCATTTTTCCATGGCCATGACAACTATGATCAG CTGGTGAGGATAGCCAAGGTGCTGGGAACAGAAGATCTGTATGACTACATTGACAAATATAACATTGAACTGGATCCACGTTTCAATGACATCTTGGGCAG ACACTCCCGTAAGCGATGGGAGCGCTTTGTTCACAGTGAGAACCAACATCTGGTGAGTCCAGAAGCTCTGGATTTCTTAGACAAGCTGTTGCGATATGATCACCAGTCACGACTCACAGCAAGAGAAGCCATGGAACACCCCTACTTCT ATCCCATTGTGAAAGACCAAGCTCGGATGGGCTCGTCCAACATGCCGGGTGGCAGCACTCCTGTCAGCAGTGCGAGTATGATGTCAG GGATTTCTTCAGTGCCAACACCTTCACCCCTTGGACCTCTAGCAGGCTCACCCGTCATTTCTGCCACCACCACTCTGGGGATGCCcgttccagctgctgcaggcgCTCAGCAGTAG